The following proteins are co-located in the Rhodococcus opacus B4 genome:
- a CDS encoding flavin reductase family protein codes for MDQRTLRNIFGQFASGVTVITCANADGEPHGATVTAFTAVSIEPRLCQVTLTRKSKACSYLDRAPFAVNILAADQLDTAMHFAGKPQRTEPAWDSAGIAPALSGNAATLTCSPWASYDGGDHVIFIGEIVDASVDPTKDPLLFYRSTFHDLGAASGSTAWNGCLDDPHSGWFDAAASFTPLHLQLAQAAS; via the coding sequence ATGGACCAGCGCACTCTGCGTAACATTTTCGGCCAGTTCGCCAGTGGCGTCACCGTCATCACGTGCGCCAATGCCGACGGCGAGCCGCACGGAGCGACGGTCACGGCTTTCACGGCCGTGTCGATCGAACCTCGGCTCTGCCAGGTGACGTTGACCCGGAAGTCGAAGGCGTGCAGCTACCTGGACCGTGCACCCTTCGCCGTGAACATCCTGGCCGCCGATCAGCTCGACACGGCCATGCACTTCGCAGGCAAACCTCAACGGACCGAACCGGCGTGGGATTCCGCCGGCATCGCTCCCGCCCTGTCCGGCAATGCGGCGACGCTGACGTGCTCGCCGTGGGCGTCCTACGACGGCGGCGACCACGTCATCTTCATCGGCGAGATCGTCGACGCGTCCGTCGACCCCACCAAGGACCCACTGCTGTTCTACCGCAGCACGTTCCACGATCTCGGTGCCGCCTCGGGCAGCACGGCGTGGAACGGCTGCCTCGACGACCCCCACAGCGGATGGTTCGACGCCGCCGCATCGTTCACTCCGCTCCACCTGCAGCTTGCCCAGGCTGCCTCGTAA
- a CDS encoding 4-hydroxyphenylacetate 3-hydroxylase family protein, with product MTTTEAAPETVDRTKVNPAADCDANRTANFATRPMTGDEYIESLRDDREIWLHGERVKDVTTHPAFRNPVRMTARLYDAMHTGEHVDTLTTPTDTGNGGVTMPFFRASKNSDDLLKDRDAIATWARMTYGWMGRSPDYKASFLGTLHANKELYSPFQANAERWYKESQEKVLYWNHAIINPPVDRQLPPDEVGDVFMKVEKETDAGLIVSGAKVVATGSAITNYNFVAHYGLPIKKKQFALICTVPMDAPGVKLICRTSYTQQAAVMGSPFDYPLSSRMDENDTIFVFDKVLVPWENVFMYGDVDKINAFFPQSGFLPRFTLQGCTRLAVKLDFIAGLLMKALDATGAGGFRGVQTRVGEVIGWRNLFWSLTESMVRDPEPWVGDTVIPKLEYGLTYRMFMQQGYPRIKEIIEQDVASGLIYLPSSAADFKSPDVRPYLDKYVRGSEGMPAVERVKIMKALWDSVGSEFGGRHELYERNYAGNHENVKAELLMFAENRGDVASMKGLAEQCLAEYDLDGWTVPDLIGNDDVSYFGRS from the coding sequence ATGACCACCACCGAAGCTGCCCCCGAGACCGTCGACCGCACGAAGGTCAACCCCGCCGCCGACTGCGACGCCAACCGCACCGCCAACTTCGCCACCCGCCCGATGACCGGCGACGAGTACATCGAGTCGCTGCGCGACGATCGCGAGATCTGGCTGCACGGTGAGCGCGTGAAGGACGTCACCACGCATCCGGCGTTCCGAAACCCGGTCCGGATGACGGCCCGTCTCTACGACGCCATGCACACCGGCGAGCATGTCGACACGCTGACGACGCCCACCGACACCGGCAACGGCGGCGTGACGATGCCGTTCTTCCGGGCATCGAAGAACTCGGACGATCTGCTGAAGGACCGCGACGCCATCGCCACCTGGGCGCGCATGACGTATGGCTGGATGGGCCGCTCCCCCGACTACAAGGCGTCCTTCCTGGGCACCCTGCATGCGAACAAGGAGCTGTACTCGCCGTTCCAGGCCAACGCCGAGCGCTGGTACAAGGAGTCGCAGGAGAAGGTCCTGTACTGGAATCACGCGATCATCAATCCGCCCGTCGACCGGCAGCTGCCGCCGGACGAGGTCGGCGACGTGTTCATGAAGGTCGAGAAGGAAACGGACGCCGGCTTGATCGTCTCCGGCGCCAAGGTGGTGGCGACCGGATCGGCGATCACCAACTACAACTTCGTCGCCCACTACGGGCTGCCGATCAAGAAGAAGCAGTTCGCCCTCATCTGCACCGTTCCGATGGACGCGCCGGGCGTGAAACTGATCTGCCGCACGTCCTACACCCAGCAGGCCGCGGTGATGGGCAGCCCGTTCGACTACCCCCTGTCCTCGCGGATGGACGAGAACGACACCATCTTCGTCTTCGACAAGGTGCTGGTGCCGTGGGAGAACGTCTTCATGTACGGCGACGTGGACAAGATCAACGCGTTCTTCCCGCAGTCCGGGTTCCTGCCCCGGTTCACCCTGCAGGGCTGCACCCGGTTGGCGGTGAAACTGGACTTCATCGCCGGCCTGCTGATGAAGGCGCTCGACGCCACCGGGGCGGGCGGTTTCCGCGGTGTGCAGACCCGCGTCGGTGAGGTCATCGGCTGGCGAAATCTGTTCTGGTCGCTCACCGAATCGATGGTCCGCGACCCCGAGCCGTGGGTGGGCGATACCGTCATCCCCAAGCTCGAATACGGTCTCACGTACCGGATGTTCATGCAGCAGGGCTACCCGCGGATCAAGGAGATCATCGAGCAGGACGTCGCGTCCGGTCTGATCTACCTGCCGTCGTCGGCCGCCGACTTCAAGAGTCCCGACGTGCGCCCGTACCTCGACAAGTACGTCCGCGGCTCCGAGGGCATGCCCGCCGTCGAACGCGTGAAGATCATGAAGGCCCTGTGGGATTCGGTCGGCAGCGAGTTCGGTGGCCGCCACGAACTCTACGAGCGCAACTATGCCGGCAACCACGAAAACGTCAAGGCCGAACTGCTGATGTTCGCCGAAAACCGGGGTGACGTCGCGTCCATGAAGGGCCTGGCCGAGCAGTGCCTCGCCGAATACGACCTCGACGGCTGGACGGTGCCCGACCTGATCGGCAACGACGACGTCTCCTACTTCGGCCGCAGCTAG
- the catA gene encoding catechol 1,2-dioxygenase, which yields MTTIESPTAVGSGNAATDKFKGARFTADTSPERLSAIATEALAGLSALIQKHAVTYPEYRVLKQWLIDVGEGGEWPLLLDVFVEHEIEEVNSRNFQGTKGSIEGPYYVPGAPELPAQCTLPMRDEDRVHTALVLQGEVTDLDGGGLGGALIELWHADDEGYYSQFAPHLPEWNLRGTVVTDSEGRYEITTIQPAPYQIPTDGPTGQFIEAAGWHPWRPAHLHLRVTSPGKQPIITQLYFAGGDWIDDDVATATKPELLLDPQLDDAGRKVVTYDFALDPAVD from the coding sequence ATGACCACCATCGAAAGTCCCACCGCGGTCGGTTCCGGTAATGCCGCGACCGACAAGTTCAAGGGCGCGAGATTCACGGCCGACACGTCTCCGGAGCGCCTGTCCGCCATCGCCACCGAGGCGCTCGCGGGGTTGAGCGCGCTGATCCAGAAGCACGCCGTCACCTATCCCGAGTATCGCGTCCTCAAGCAGTGGCTCATCGACGTGGGTGAGGGCGGCGAGTGGCCGCTGCTCCTCGACGTCTTCGTCGAGCACGAGATCGAGGAAGTGAATTCCCGCAACTTCCAGGGCACCAAAGGCAGCATCGAGGGTCCGTACTACGTCCCCGGAGCTCCGGAACTCCCCGCGCAGTGCACTCTTCCCATGCGTGACGAGGACCGCGTCCACACCGCACTCGTCCTTCAGGGCGAGGTGACCGATCTGGACGGCGGCGGACTCGGAGGCGCGCTGATCGAACTCTGGCACGCCGACGACGAGGGCTACTACTCGCAGTTCGCCCCGCACCTGCCCGAATGGAACCTGCGTGGAACCGTCGTCACCGACTCGGAGGGCCGGTACGAGATCACCACCATCCAGCCTGCGCCGTATCAGATTCCGACGGACGGCCCGACGGGTCAGTTCATCGAGGCGGCGGGCTGGCACCCGTGGCGTCCGGCGCACCTGCATCTGCGGGTGACCTCACCGGGCAAGCAGCCGATCATCACCCAGCTGTACTTCGCGGGCGGCGACTGGATCGACGACGACGTCGCCACCGCGACGAAACCCGAACTCCTCCTCGATCCACAACTCGACGACGCCGGGCGTAAGGTCGTGACCTACGACTTCGCGCTCGATCCCGCCGTGGACTGA
- a CDS encoding alpha/beta fold hydrolase, translating to MSSTQARTTEFVHTATAVIEVVVEGSGPTVVLLPSLGRESYDYDGVADGLARNGFRVSRPQPRGIGRSTGPLENITLHDLAADVGAVIEAQGSGAAVVVGHAFGHYVARMLAADRPDLVRGVVVAAAGARNYPATLTALAVKCADSSLPDEERIGYLQTGFFAPGNDPAEWLTGWYPEVSRRQLAASAATPKEEWWEVAHQPILDLQAALDPFRPRDTANELRDRFGDVVTVSVVPNASHALMPEAPAHVVRALTDWIRALDS from the coding sequence ATGTCGAGCACACAGGCGCGGACGACGGAGTTCGTGCACACCGCGACCGCGGTGATCGAGGTCGTCGTCGAAGGTAGCGGACCGACGGTGGTCCTGCTGCCGTCGCTCGGCCGGGAGTCGTACGACTACGACGGGGTCGCGGACGGTCTCGCGCGGAACGGTTTCCGGGTTTCCCGCCCCCAACCCCGCGGAATCGGACGGAGCACAGGACCACTGGAGAACATCACGTTGCACGACCTGGCCGCCGACGTCGGAGCGGTGATCGAGGCGCAGGGCAGCGGTGCGGCCGTCGTGGTCGGGCACGCGTTCGGGCACTACGTCGCGCGGATGCTGGCCGCCGACCGGCCAGACCTGGTACGCGGCGTCGTGGTGGCCGCGGCCGGTGCCCGCAACTACCCTGCCACGCTGACCGCACTGGCGGTGAAGTGCGCGGATTCCTCGCTGCCCGACGAGGAGCGGATCGGCTACCTGCAGACCGGATTCTTCGCCCCCGGCAACGATCCGGCGGAGTGGCTCACCGGCTGGTATCCGGAGGTGTCGCGGCGTCAGCTCGCCGCCTCGGCCGCCACCCCCAAGGAGGAGTGGTGGGAGGTCGCGCACCAGCCGATCCTCGACCTGCAGGCCGCTCTCGACCCGTTCCGTCCCCGCGACACGGCGAACGAATTGCGGGACCGGTTCGGGGATGTGGTCACCGTGTCCGTCGTCCCGAACGCGAGCCACGCGCTCATGCCGGAAGCGCCCGCACACGTTGTGCGGGCGCTCACCGACTGGATTCGGGCTCTCGACAGCTGA